One region of Flavobacterium sp. GSB-24 genomic DNA includes:
- a CDS encoding alpha/beta hydrolase, producing MEHTEPNACMSIKDFESNLKQVHTDKYIETAQNVRLYVKDYGQGKPVILIHGWPLSNEMWEYQIDHLVQNNYRVIAYDRRGFGKSSQPWDGYDYDTLSDDLKEIIEQLELENVTLVGFSMGGGEVVRYFSRHGGKGVIKAALISSIIPFLLKTHDNPDGHPKEKSETTAAAIKEDRIGFVDNFGKTFFGINIINKPISTPLLEYYRTLCSLASPRATLKCAESFSFTDFRDELDFVKVPTLIIHGNDDKIVPIDLTSRKAAEGIANNTFIEYEGAPHGLFYTEKEKLNEDLLQFLNS from the coding sequence ATGGAACATACTGAACCAAATGCATGCATGTCAATAAAAGATTTTGAATCTAATTTAAAACAGGTTCATACAGATAAATATATAGAAACAGCACAAAACGTCAGACTCTATGTGAAAGATTACGGTCAGGGAAAACCAGTAATTCTTATTCATGGCTGGCCTCTTTCTAATGAAATGTGGGAATATCAAATTGATCATTTAGTACAAAATAACTATCGCGTTATTGCTTATGACCGACGCGGATTTGGTAAATCATCTCAGCCTTGGGATGGTTATGACTATGATACTTTAAGCGATGACCTTAAAGAAATCATTGAACAATTGGAATTAGAAAACGTTACGCTGGTTGGATTCTCAATGGGAGGCGGCGAAGTTGTACGTTATTTCAGCCGTCACGGCGGAAAAGGCGTTATTAAAGCAGCTTTAATTTCATCTATTATTCCATTCCTTTTAAAAACTCACGATAACCCGGACGGGCATCCGAAAGAAAAAAGTGAAACTACTGCAGCAGCAATTAAAGAAGATCGTATTGGTTTTGTAGACAACTTCGGGAAAACATTCTTTGGAATCAATATCATCAACAAACCAATCAGTACACCATTGTTAGAATATTATAGAACATTATGTTCGCTTGCATCTCCTCGTGCAACCTTAAAATGTGCAGAATCTTTTTCGTTTACAGATTTTAGAGATGAACTTGATTTTGTAAAGGTTCCAACTTTGATTATTCATGGAAATGATGACAAAATTGTTCCAATAGACCTTACTTCAAGAAAAGCAGCAGAAGGAATTGCTAATAATACTTTTATCGAATACGAAGGCGCTCCTCACGGTCTGTTTTACACAGAAAAAGAAAAATTAAATGAAGATTTACTTCAGTTTTTAAATTCATAA
- a CDS encoding tRNA-binding protein, producing the protein MDLTWNEFERTDMRVGTIIEVNDFPEARKPAFQLTIDFGSEIGIRKSSAQITKRYQKEDLIDRQIVAVVNFPKKQIGKFMSECLVLGAVGEEGDVILLAPDFKIPNGLRIG; encoded by the coding sequence ATGGATTTAACTTGGAATGAATTTGAACGCACCGATATGCGCGTAGGAACTATTATAGAAGTAAATGATTTTCCCGAAGCAAGAAAACCTGCTTTTCAATTAACAATCGATTTTGGTTCAGAAATCGGAATTAGAAAATCATCTGCACAAATTACTAAAAGATATCAAAAAGAAGATTTAATAGACCGCCAGATTGTTGCGGTTGTTAACTTTCCTAAAAAGCAAATTGGAAAATTTATGAGCGAATGTCTAGTTCTGGGTGCAGTAGGCGAGGAGGGAGATGTAATTTTATTAGCACCCGATTTTAAAATACCGAATGGATTGCGCATCGGGTAG
- a CDS encoding alpha/beta hydrolase yields the protein METQLLIIPGLGDSGEKHWQTFWHKKFENSIRVVQDNWDEPIREEWLDRLNENILKLDKPTILVAHSLAVSLVLHWAEKNNNPNIVGAFLVAPADVDSPEHTPECTRNFSPIPLYKLPFPSVVVASENDPYASFERKKYFAEKWGSDFVNVGQQGHINSDSDLKYWEEGQLILKKLIEKTEL from the coding sequence ATGGAGACACAACTATTAATTATTCCAGGACTTGGAGATTCTGGAGAAAAACACTGGCAGACTTTTTGGCATAAAAAATTCGAAAACTCAATTCGTGTTGTACAAGACAATTGGGACGAACCGATTCGCGAAGAATGGCTTGACAGATTAAACGAAAATATTTTAAAACTCGATAAACCTACAATATTAGTTGCACATAGTTTAGCAGTTTCACTGGTATTACACTGGGCAGAAAAAAACAATAATCCAAATATAGTTGGAGCTTTTTTAGTCGCTCCTGCAGATGTAGATTCACCCGAACATACACCAGAATGTACAAGAAACTTTTCGCCAATTCCTCTATACAAACTTCCTTTTCCATCTGTAGTTGTGGCCAGCGAAAATGATCCTTACGCTTCTTTTGAAAGAAAAAAATACTTCGCCGAAAAATGGGGAAGCGATTTCGTAAACGTTGGTCAGCAAGGCCACATCAACTCCGATTCTGATTTAAAATATTGGGAAGAAGGACAGTTGATTCTTAAAAAGCTTATTGAAAAAACAGAACTCTAA
- a CDS encoding alpha/beta hydrolase has product MKKLIILLTFFLYGISLSAQNVEYETKNNIQYYSSALNKSDKYINERCVLDIYYPKNKTGFATIVWFHGGGLTGGNKEIPEALKNKGFAIIGVNYRLSPKVKAAKAIEDAAAAVAWTFNNISNYGGDKSQIFVSGHSAGGYLGMMIGLDKKWLQKENIDADKIAGLIPFSGQCITHFEIRRENGIPEKQPTIDTFAPLYHVRADAPPMLLITGDRELEMLGRYEENAYMARMMKLVGHKQTKLYELDGYGHGMTEPGFPLLVNEVNRIIKETKK; this is encoded by the coding sequence ATGAAAAAATTAATTATCCTTCTAACTTTCTTTCTATACGGAATTTCATTGTCTGCACAGAATGTAGAATATGAAACCAAAAATAACATTCAATATTACAGTTCAGCACTAAATAAATCTGATAAATACATTAATGAAAGATGTGTTTTGGATATTTATTATCCTAAAAACAAAACTGGATTCGCAACTATCGTATGGTTTCACGGCGGTGGACTGACAGGCGGAAATAAAGAAATTCCAGAAGCCTTAAAAAATAAAGGTTTTGCAATTATTGGCGTAAATTACAGATTATCGCCAAAAGTAAAAGCAGCAAAAGCTATTGAAGATGCGGCAGCGGCGGTTGCTTGGACTTTTAATAATATATCAAATTATGGAGGTGACAAATCTCAGATTTTCGTTTCTGGACATTCTGCTGGAGGTTACTTAGGAATGATGATTGGTCTGGACAAAAAATGGCTTCAAAAAGAAAATATAGATGCTGATAAAATCGCCGGACTTATTCCGTTTAGCGGACAATGTATTACTCATTTTGAAATTAGGAGAGAAAATGGAATTCCAGAAAAACAGCCAACTATTGACACTTTTGCACCTTTATACCACGTTCGTGCCGACGCTCCGCCTATGCTGCTAATTACCGGAGATCGTGAACTAGAAATGCTCGGACGTTATGAAGAAAACGCCTATATGGCAAGAATGATGAAACTGGTTGGACACAAACAAACAAAACTTTACGAACTTGACGGTTATGGCCACGGAATGACTGAACCTGGTTTTCCGCTTTTAGTTAATGAAGTAAACCGCATTATTAAAGAAACTAAAAAATAA
- a CDS encoding PUR family DNA/RNA-binding protein: protein MRENDMLEKEEIFSKVLRAGRRTYFFDVRATKADDYYITITESKKFTEEDGSFHFKKHKIYLYKEDFSAFAEILEEMTSYVLNHKGEEVISERHQKDFKKEYSSEKSESQRSSFTDIDFDDI, encoded by the coding sequence ATGAGAGAAAATGACATGTTAGAAAAAGAAGAGATTTTTTCTAAAGTATTACGAGCAGGAAGAAGAACTTATTTCTTTGATGTGAGAGCTACCAAAGCTGATGATTACTATATCACTATTACCGAAAGCAAAAAATTTACTGAGGAAGATGGTTCATTTCATTTCAAGAAACACAAAATTTACTTATACAAAGAAGATTTTAGTGCTTTTGCCGAAATACTAGAAGAAATGACATCTTATGTTTTGAACCACAAAGGCGAAGAAGTAATTTCTGAAAGACATCAAAAAGATTTTAAGAAAGAATACAGTTCTGAAAAATCTGAAAGCCAAAGATCTAGCTTTACAGATATTGATTTTGACGATATTTAA
- a CDS encoding ABC transporter ATP-binding protein, whose amino-acid sequence MKELSYLNKYFIKYKYSFSLGILITIIAQIFSLFTPKLISKSLNAIENFDKLSPTDQKSEVVIAAFRQDLIHNVLLIIATTIVAGFLTFLMRQTLIVMSRHIEFDLKNEVFRQYENLSQTFYKQNRTGDLMNRISEDVSKVRMYVGPAVMYTINTFIRFAIVILYMYNVSPLLTLYTILPLPILSYCIFKLSSEINKRSTTFQQYLSKVSSFTQEIFSGIRVIKAYSLENQHQNNMVDLAEESKRKSLSLARVQSLFGPLMIALIGISNLVVIYFGGVMYINGTIPNIGTIAEFILYVNMLTWPVASLGWVSSMVQEAEASQKRLNEFLKIEPEIKNNNENSSDIQGTITFDNVSFTYQDTNIEALKNVSFTVKKGETLAILGKTGSGKSTILSLISRLYDVTEGELRIDANEISTLNLNDLRNNIGIVPQDAFLFSDTIKNNIKFGNQNATDEEVFQAAKNAVVHDNIIAFNKQYDTILGERGITLSGGQKQRVSIARAIIKNPAILLFDDCLSAVDTETEEMILNNLFEISKDKTTIIVSHRVSSAKNADKIIILEDGRIIQQGSHNQLINQEGYYASLYLKQLSEKELL is encoded by the coding sequence ATGAAAGAATTAAGCTATTTAAACAAATATTTCATTAAGTATAAATACAGTTTTTCGCTGGGTATTTTAATCACCATAATCGCACAAATATTTTCGTTATTTACTCCAAAATTAATCAGTAAGTCTTTAAACGCTATTGAGAATTTTGACAAATTATCTCCGACTGACCAAAAATCAGAAGTCGTAATTGCAGCTTTCAGACAAGATTTGATTCATAACGTATTGCTAATCATAGCTACTACGATAGTAGCTGGATTTTTAACTTTTTTAATGCGCCAGACTTTAATTGTAATGTCACGCCATATTGAGTTTGATTTAAAAAATGAAGTTTTTAGACAATATGAAAATCTTTCTCAGACTTTTTACAAGCAAAACAGAACAGGAGATTTAATGAACCGAATAAGTGAAGACGTTTCAAAAGTCCGTATGTATGTCGGGCCTGCAGTTATGTATACTATTAATACATTTATTCGTTTCGCGATTGTTATACTATATATGTACAATGTTTCGCCGCTTCTTACCTTATATACTATATTGCCGCTTCCTATACTTTCATATTGTATTTTTAAATTAAGTTCAGAAATCAATAAACGAAGCACCACCTTTCAGCAATACTTATCAAAAGTTTCGAGTTTTACTCAGGAAATCTTTTCTGGAATTCGTGTCATCAAAGCTTATTCGTTGGAAAACCAGCATCAAAACAATATGGTAGACCTTGCGGAAGAAAGCAAACGCAAAAGTTTAAGTTTAGCGAGAGTCCAGTCTTTATTTGGTCCTTTAATGATCGCCCTAATCGGAATCAGTAATTTAGTAGTAATCTATTTTGGAGGTGTAATGTATATTAACGGAACCATTCCGAATATCGGAACAATTGCCGAATTTATTTTATATGTAAATATGCTGACTTGGCCGGTTGCTTCTTTAGGATGGGTTTCGTCAATGGTGCAGGAAGCGGAAGCTTCTCAAAAACGCCTAAATGAATTTTTGAAAATCGAACCAGAAATTAAAAATAATAACGAAAATTCATCAGATATTCAAGGAACTATAACTTTCGATAATGTTTCTTTCACTTATCAAGACACAAATATTGAAGCTCTAAAAAATGTTTCATTTACGGTAAAAAAAGGAGAAACGCTGGCCATTTTAGGAAAAACAGGTTCTGGAAAATCAACTATTCTTTCCTTAATTTCAAGATTGTATGATGTAACAGAAGGTGAACTTAGGATTGATGCAAACGAAATCAGCACTTTAAATTTAAATGATTTAAGAAATAATATCGGAATTGTGCCTCAGGATGCTTTTCTATTTTCGGATACTATTAAAAATAATATCAAATTTGGAAATCAAAATGCTACTGACGAAGAAGTATTCCAAGCTGCTAAAAATGCTGTTGTTCACGATAATATTATTGCGTTTAACAAACAGTATGATACTATTTTAGGAGAAAGAGGAATCACACTTTCGGGCGGACAGAAACAGCGTGTTTCTATTGCGAGAGCTATTATTAAGAACCCTGCTATTTTACTTTTCGACGATTGTTTGTCTGCCGTTGATACCGAAACAGAAGAAATGATTTTGAATAATTTGTTTGAAATTTCTAAAGATAAAACAACTATAATTGTAAGCCATCGTGTATCATCTGCAAAGAATGCAGACAAAATTATTATACTAGAAGATGGCCGCATCATTCAACAAGGTTCTCATAATCAATTAATAAATCAGGAAGGATATTACGCATCGTTATATTTAAAACAACTTTCGGAAAAAGAATTACTTTAA
- a CDS encoding Glu/Leu/Phe/Val dehydrogenase, translating to MDATFATGKELQKMDPVFGQLSFDDHEQIVFCNDKDTGLKAIIGIHNSVMGPALGGTRMWNYNTEWEALNDVLRLSRGMTFKSAITGLNIGGGKAVIIGDAKTQKTPELMRKFGEFVHSLSGRYITAEDVGMETKDMDTVRDVTPYVTGISEERGGSGNPSPVTAYGVYLGMKAAAKSQFGTDVLDGKKVLVQGIGHVGETLVEYLTKEGAQVTITDINEEKLYQVASKYNATIYTGEDLYTADVDIYAPCAMGATINDNTVNKIKAKVIAGAANNQLADENVHGARLQERGILYAPDFLINAGGIINVYAELANYGKAEIMSKTENIYNTTLEIIDFAAQNNMTTHKAALTIAQNRIDQRRIENAAK from the coding sequence ATGGATGCAACTTTCGCAACTGGAAAGGAACTTCAAAAAATGGATCCTGTTTTTGGTCAATTATCTTTTGACGATCACGAACAAATTGTATTTTGCAATGACAAAGATACAGGTTTAAAAGCAATTATTGGTATTCATAATTCGGTTATGGGTCCAGCTTTGGGAGGAACTAGAATGTGGAATTATAACACAGAATGGGAAGCTTTAAATGATGTTTTACGTCTTTCAAGAGGTATGACTTTTAAATCTGCCATTACTGGACTTAATATTGGGGGAGGTAAAGCTGTTATTATTGGCGATGCTAAAACTCAAAAAACACCTGAATTAATGCGTAAGTTTGGTGAATTTGTACATTCATTAAGCGGAAGATATATTACTGCAGAAGATGTCGGAATGGAAACAAAAGACATGGATACTGTAAGAGATGTAACGCCTTATGTGACTGGTATTTCTGAAGAAAGAGGCGGGTCTGGAAATCCTTCTCCTGTAACTGCTTACGGAGTTTATTTAGGAATGAAAGCTGCTGCTAAAAGTCAGTTTGGAACTGACGTTTTAGATGGTAAAAAAGTTTTGGTTCAAGGAATTGGACACGTGGGTGAAACTTTGGTGGAGTATTTAACTAAAGAAGGAGCTCAGGTAACGATTACTGATATTAATGAAGAAAAATTATATCAAGTTGCTTCAAAATACAATGCAACAATTTATACGGGCGAAGATTTATATACAGCAGATGTTGATATCTACGCGCCGTGTGCAATGGGAGCAACAATTAATGATAATACAGTAAACAAAATTAAAGCTAAAGTTATTGCTGGTGCAGCCAACAATCAATTAGCTGATGAGAATGTTCACGGTGCAAGATTGCAGGAAAGAGGTATTTTATACGCTCCAGATTTCTTAATCAACGCGGGTGGAATTATCAATGTTTATGCTGAATTAGCAAACTACGGTAAAGCTGAAATTATGAGTAAAACTGAAAATATCTATAATACTACTTTAGAAATTATAGATTTTGCAGCTCAAAATAATATGACAACTCATAAAGCGGCTCTTACAATTGCTCAAAACCGTATCGATCAAAGAAGAATCGAGAACGCTGCGAAGTAA
- the nusB gene encoding transcription antitermination factor NusB produces the protein MQSIYAMHQSGSDNMEKEEKFLFYSIDNIQDLYLIMLSSLIEICKKEAVYLHLSSKKHLATAAERNPNEKFVKNKIFQLLAESNSLGIALENRKINNWSLNDDYIILLLNDVKASDLYKNYMSNNVNTFEEDKQFIIDLFENVIVPNEKLYEYLEDDKLTWVDDIPVVNTHIVKQLKAIKTEDPDDFRVPKLYKDVEDKDFAKDLFRRTVLNETAFAKEYEDKTPNWDSDRIAEIDTIILKMAICEFLKFPSIPVKVTLNEYLEIAKEYSTPKSSIFINGILDNLVKELTANKKMVKVGRGLM, from the coding sequence ATGCAATCCATTTATGCAATGCACCAAAGCGGTTCTGATAATATGGAAAAAGAAGAAAAATTTCTTTTTTATAGTATTGATAATATTCAGGACTTATATCTTATAATGCTTTCTTCATTGATAGAAATCTGCAAAAAAGAAGCTGTCTATTTGCATCTTTCAAGTAAAAAACACCTGGCAACTGCCGCAGAACGTAATCCGAATGAAAAGTTTGTAAAGAACAAAATTTTTCAACTTCTTGCCGAAAGCAATTCTCTTGGTATCGCTCTAGAAAATCGTAAAATCAATAACTGGTCATTAAACGATGATTATATCATTTTACTTTTAAATGATGTAAAAGCCAGCGATTTGTACAAAAACTACATGAGCAATAATGTAAATACATTCGAAGAAGACAAACAATTTATTATTGATTTGTTCGAAAATGTTATTGTTCCAAACGAAAAATTATACGAGTATTTAGAAGATGATAAATTGACTTGGGTTGATGATATTCCGGTTGTAAATACACATATTGTAAAACAATTGAAGGCAATTAAAACAGAAGATCCAGACGATTTTAGAGTTCCGAAATTGTACAAAGATGTTGAAGATAAAGATTTTGCAAAAGATTTATTTAGAAGAACTGTTTTGAATGAAACTGCTTTTGCAAAAGAATATGAAGATAAAACGCCAAACTGGGACAGTGATCGTATTGCTGAAATTGATACTATTATTTTAAAAATGGCAATTTGCGAATTTTTAAAATTCCCTTCAATTCCAGTAAAAGTAACTCTTAACGAATATTTAGAAATTGCAAAAGAGTATTCTACACCAAAAAGTAGTATTTTTATCAACGGAATTTTAGATAACCTTGTTAAGGAACTGACTGCCAATAAAAAGATGGTAAAAGTGGGAAGAGGGTTGATGTAA
- the yajC gene encoding preprotein translocase subunit YajC, with the protein MGQLTQFAPFLLMFVVIYFFMIRPQQKRAKNEKEFESSLKVGDRIVTKSGFHGKIAELAETTVVIETMSGKLKLERSAISLELSAALNKKA; encoded by the coding sequence ATGGGACAATTAACTCAATTTGCGCCATTTCTATTGATGTTTGTGGTAATCTATTTCTTCATGATTAGACCACAACAAAAGAGAGCTAAAAACGAAAAAGAATTTGAAAGCAGCCTAAAAGTAGGTGACAGAATAGTTACAAAAAGCGGTTTCCACGGTAAAATTGCAGAATTAGCAGAAACTACAGTTGTAATCGAAACAATGTCTGGAAAATTAAAATTAGAGCGTTCAGCTATTTCTCTTGAATTGAGTGCTGCTTTGAATAAGAAAGCATAA
- a CDS encoding DUF1801 domain-containing protein, with translation MEPNSDKKHVWDKVNQWEEELLFLKSIIDKTELVETIKWGGPIYVYNKKNVIGIGGFKNYFAIWFLNGVFLKDEKKRLINAQEDKTKSMRQWRFTSKDEINEKEVLEYIHEAIENEKQGKVIKPSKKEAIVSELLDQEMTKNPALKEAFAKFSPYKQYEFLEYIETAKQEKTKLSRIEKVIPMILNNVGLNDKYR, from the coding sequence GTGGAACCGAATTCTGATAAAAAGCACGTTTGGGACAAAGTCAATCAGTGGGAAGAAGAACTTCTTTTTCTTAAATCAATTATTGACAAAACTGAACTGGTTGAGACCATAAAATGGGGAGGACCTATTTATGTTTACAACAAAAAAAATGTTATCGGAATTGGAGGTTTTAAAAACTATTTTGCAATCTGGTTTTTAAACGGTGTTTTTCTGAAAGATGAGAAAAAGAGGTTGATCAATGCTCAGGAAGACAAAACAAAATCAATGCGTCAATGGCGTTTTACTTCGAAGGATGAAATAAACGAAAAAGAAGTCTTAGAATACATTCACGAAGCGATTGAAAACGAAAAGCAAGGAAAAGTTATTAAACCTTCTAAAAAAGAAGCAATTGTTTCTGAACTTTTAGATCAAGAAATGACAAAAAATCCAGCTTTAAAAGAAGCATTTGCCAAGTTTTCGCCCTATAAACAATATGAGTTTTTAGAATATATTGAAACGGCAAAACAGGAAAAAACAAAACTTTCGAGAATTGAAAAAGTGATTCCGATGATTTTGAATAATGTTGGATTGAATGATAAATACAGGTAA
- the pepT gene encoding peptidase T, whose product MQHIIDRFISYITIDTESDPNSQTTPSTEKQWNLANKLVEELKTIGLEDVTIDDKAYIMATLPSNVDHEVPTIGFVSHFDTSPDFSGANVKPQIVENYDGKDIVLNAEKNIVLSPNYFKDLLQYKGQTIITTDGTTLLGADDKAGITEIVSAMEYLIQHPEIKHGKIRIGFTPDEEIGRGAHHFDVEKFGAQWAYTMDGSQIGELEYENFNAAGAKITFKGKSVHPGYAKGKMINSMLLANEFINELPKGETPEETKGYEGFFHVHHIKGNIEETVLELIIRDHNKKKFEKRKELIEKIAKKFNKKFAKKFGEDIVIAVVKDQYYNMKEKVLPVKHIVDIAEKAMRELNIKPIIKPIRGGTDGSQLSFMGLPCPNIFAGGHNFHGKYEYVPAESIQKATDVIVKIAELTAIPGIFDVTEKPKRKR is encoded by the coding sequence ATGCAACATATCATAGATCGTTTTATTAGTTATATAACAATTGATACAGAATCAGATCCAAATTCGCAAACAACGCCAAGTACTGAAAAGCAGTGGAATTTGGCCAATAAATTAGTTGAAGAACTAAAAACAATCGGACTTGAAGATGTAACTATTGATGATAAAGCGTATATCATGGCAACGCTGCCAAGCAACGTAGATCACGAAGTTCCAACAATAGGTTTTGTTTCTCACTTTGATACTTCGCCAGATTTTAGCGGTGCCAATGTGAAACCTCAAATCGTAGAAAATTACGATGGAAAAGATATTGTTTTGAATGCAGAAAAAAATATTGTTTTATCTCCAAATTATTTCAAAGACTTACTGCAATATAAAGGACAAACCATTATTACAACTGACGGAACAACACTTCTTGGTGCCGATGACAAAGCGGGAATTACAGAAATTGTTTCGGCAATGGAATATCTAATTCAGCATCCAGAAATTAAACATGGAAAAATTAGAATTGGTTTTACTCCAGATGAAGAAATTGGACGTGGTGCGCATCATTTTGATGTAGAAAAATTTGGAGCGCAATGGGCTTATACGATGGACGGAAGTCAGATTGGCGAGTTAGAATATGAAAATTTCAACGCAGCTGGAGCTAAAATTACTTTTAAAGGAAAAAGTGTTCATCCTGGTTATGCAAAAGGAAAAATGATCAATTCTATGCTTTTGGCAAATGAATTTATTAATGAACTTCCAAAAGGAGAAACCCCAGAAGAAACAAAAGGTTACGAAGGATTTTTTCACGTTCATCACATAAAAGGAAACATCGAAGAAACAGTTTTAGAATTGATTATACGTGATCATAATAAAAAGAAATTCGAAAAGCGAAAAGAGCTTATCGAAAAAATTGCCAAAAAATTCAATAAAAAATTTGCTAAGAAATTTGGTGAAGATATCGTAATTGCAGTCGTAAAAGATCAATATTACAATATGAAAGAAAAGGTTCTGCCAGTAAAACATATTGTTGATATCGCTGAAAAAGCGATGCGAGAATTAAACATCAAACCGATCATCAAACCAATCCGCGGCGGAACTGACGGTTCTCAATTATCTTTTATGGGATTACCTTGCCCAAATATTTTTGCGGGCGGACATAATTTCCACGGAAAATACGAATATGTTCCTGCCGAAAGCATTCAAAAAGCGACAGACGTAATCGTAAAAATTGCTGAGCTTACTGCAATTCCAGGAATTTTTGATGTAACTGAAAAACCTAAAAGAAAAAGATAA
- a CDS encoding formylglycine-generating enzyme family protein → MKNKTFWIFAVLTISIISLAYGYSKLMVPKKEIAETAECHEIPNTSAPSVFKPTIENKDKPAGKASEGMVWIPGGEFSMGSNVEDESLCSIKGVTKDAAPIHRVYIDGYYMDKTEVTNEEFEKFVKATGYVTVAEQKPTKEEFPGANENDLVTGSVVFTPTPSAVNLNNFLQWWRYEPGADWRHPDGPQSTIKGKEKYPVVHVVYEDAAAYAKWAGKRLPTEAEWEFAARGGKTGNLYAWGNDLKPKGKFQANIYQGHFPIKDGDTGEDGFKGIAPTAQYAPNAYGLYDMAGNVWEWVNDWYSVDYYKSLADSGKTVKNPQGPDAYNDPNDPTEVKRVHRGGSFLCTDQYCTRYMVGTRGKGEIRSAANHVGFRCVKSK, encoded by the coding sequence ATGAAAAATAAAACCTTTTGGATTTTTGCTGTCCTGACAATTTCTATTATTTCTCTTGCTTACGGTTATAGCAAATTAATGGTGCCTAAAAAAGAAATAGCTGAAACTGCAGAATGTCATGAAATTCCAAACACTTCAGCACCCTCAGTATTTAAGCCAACTATCGAAAATAAAGATAAACCTGCAGGAAAAGCTTCAGAAGGTATGGTTTGGATTCCAGGCGGAGAATTCTCAATGGGAAGCAATGTCGAAGATGAAAGTTTATGTAGTATCAAAGGTGTAACGAAAGATGCAGCTCCTATTCACCGCGTATATATTGATGGATATTATATGGATAAAACCGAAGTTACCAATGAAGAGTTCGAAAAATTTGTAAAAGCAACTGGTTATGTTACGGTTGCAGAGCAAAAACCAACCAAAGAAGAATTTCCTGGTGCGAATGAAAACGATCTTGTAACGGGTTCGGTTGTCTTTACACCTACTCCATCTGCTGTTAATTTAAACAATTTCCTGCAATGGTGGCGTTATGAGCCAGGTGCCGACTGGAGACATCCTGATGGTCCTCAAAGTACAATTAAAGGCAAAGAAAAATATCCTGTGGTACATGTAGTATACGAAGATGCAGCAGCTTATGCAAAATGGGCTGGAAAAAGACTTCCGACAGAAGCAGAATGGGAATTTGCTGCTAGAGGTGGTAAAACAGGAAATCTATATGCTTGGGGAAATGATTTAAAACCGAAAGGGAAATTTCAAGCCAATATTTATCAGGGACATTTCCCAATTAAAGACGGCGATACTGGCGAAGACGGATTTAAAGGAATTGCTCCTACAGCTCAATATGCACCAAATGCTTATGGCTTATATGATATGGCAGGAAATGTATGGGAATGGGTAAATGACTGGTATAGTGTTGACTATTACAAATCATTGGCCGATAGTGGCAAAACAGTAAAAAATCCGCAAGGGCCTGATGCTTATAATGATCCAAATGATCCGACAGAAGTTAAACGAGTACATAGAGGCGGTTCTTTTTTATGTACCGACCAATATTGCACGCGATACATGGTTGGAACGAGAGGAAAAGGCGAAATAAGATCTGCGGCAAATCATGTGGGTTTTAGATGCGTCAAAAGCAAATAA